In one Streptomyces sp. NBC_00597 genomic region, the following are encoded:
- a CDS encoding endonuclease/exonuclease/phosphatase family protein: MAQAYMTETGNGGSEPEPSGSRLRRRLAGLRHDRGIWRRGIVTAALAALISLVMIFHAELSNDVGNLGSLTETFLPWLGLAVPLLLAAAVVRKSATALIAILLTAVVWVNLFGGLVLDKSGSGGNLMVATHNVDADNTDPRGTAAQVAKSGADVLALTELKGSVVPVYEQALAGTYKYHAVEGTVGVWSKYPLSSSLPVDIKMGWTRAMRTTVDSPHGPIAVFAAHLPSVRVKLNAGFTANQRDNSAGALGAALAAEPLKKVILLGDLNGTMNDRSLSEVTSQMRSTQGAAGNGFGFSWPAQFPMARIDQIMVRGITPDASWTLPRTGSDHLPVAARVTVRK; encoded by the coding sequence ATGGCACAGGCGTACATGACGGAGACGGGGAACGGCGGCTCGGAGCCCGAGCCCTCCGGATCCCGCCTCCGGCGCCGACTGGCCGGGCTGCGCCACGACCGGGGCATCTGGCGGCGCGGGATCGTGACCGCGGCCCTGGCCGCCCTGATCTCACTGGTCATGATCTTCCACGCCGAGCTGTCGAACGACGTCGGCAACCTCGGCAGCCTCACCGAGACCTTCCTGCCCTGGCTGGGCCTGGCCGTGCCGCTCCTGCTCGCCGCCGCCGTCGTCCGCAAGTCGGCCACCGCGCTGATCGCGATACTGCTGACGGCCGTCGTCTGGGTGAACCTTTTCGGCGGCCTCGTCCTCGACAAGTCCGGCTCCGGCGGCAACCTGATGGTCGCCACCCACAACGTCGACGCCGACAACACCGACCCGCGCGGCACCGCCGCCCAGGTCGCGAAGTCCGGGGCCGACGTCCTGGCCCTGACCGAGCTCAAGGGCAGCGTGGTCCCCGTCTACGAGCAGGCCCTCGCCGGCACGTACAAGTACCACGCCGTCGAGGGCACGGTCGGCGTGTGGAGCAAGTACCCGCTGAGCTCCAGCCTGCCCGTCGACATCAAGATGGGCTGGACCCGCGCCATGCGCACCACCGTGGACAGCCCGCACGGCCCGATCGCCGTCTTCGCCGCCCACCTGCCCTCCGTACGGGTCAAACTGAACGCGGGCTTCACCGCCAACCAGCGCGACAACAGCGCCGGGGCCCTGGGCGCCGCGCTCGCCGCCGAACCGCTGAAGAAGGTCATCCTGCTCGGCGACCTCAACGGCACCATGAACGACCGCTCCCTGTCCGAGGTCACCTCGCAGATGCGCTCCACGCAGGGCGCGGCGGGCAACGGCTTCGGCTTCAGCTGGCCGGCCCAGTTCCCGATGGCCCGCATCGACCAGATCATGGTCCGCGGGATCACGCCCGACGCCTCCTGGACCCTCCCGCGCACGGGCAGCGACCACCTGCCGGTCGCCGCGCGGGTGACCGTGCGCAAATAG
- the panB gene encoding 3-methyl-2-oxobutanoate hydroxymethyltransferase, with protein sequence MTHAVSPAREATSPTLYGGTGTRRITVRDLTLAKERGEKWPMLTAYDAMTASVFDEAGIPVILVGDSMGNCHLGYETTVPVTMEEMTLLSAAVVRGTSRALVVGDLPFGSYQEGAVQALRSATRLVKEAGVGAVKLEGGERSLHQTELIVQSGIPVMSHLGLTPQSVNAMGYRVQGRGDEAAHQLLRDAKAAQDAGAFAVVLELVPAELAAEVTRSLHIPTVGIGAGAECDAQVLVWTDMMGLTGGKMPKFVKQYANLRATMGDAAKAFAEDVVGGTFPQAEHSFH encoded by the coding sequence ATGACGCATGCCGTTTCGCCTGCCCGCGAAGCCACCTCCCCCACCCTGTACGGAGGCACGGGCACCCGGCGGATCACCGTCCGCGACCTCACCCTCGCCAAGGAGCGCGGCGAGAAGTGGCCCATGCTCACCGCCTACGACGCGATGACCGCGTCCGTCTTCGACGAGGCCGGCATCCCGGTCATCCTCGTCGGCGATTCCATGGGCAACTGTCACCTCGGCTACGAGACCACCGTCCCCGTGACGATGGAGGAGATGACCCTGCTGTCGGCGGCCGTCGTACGGGGCACCAGCCGGGCCCTCGTCGTCGGCGACCTGCCGTTCGGCTCGTACCAGGAAGGCGCCGTGCAGGCGCTGCGCAGTGCCACCCGCCTCGTGAAGGAGGCCGGTGTCGGGGCCGTGAAGCTGGAGGGCGGCGAGCGCTCGCTGCACCAGACCGAGCTGATCGTGCAGTCCGGCATCCCCGTCATGTCCCACCTGGGCCTGACCCCGCAGTCCGTGAACGCCATGGGCTACCGGGTGCAGGGCCGCGGCGACGAGGCCGCGCACCAGCTGCTGCGCGATGCCAAGGCGGCGCAGGACGCGGGCGCCTTCGCGGTGGTGCTGGAGCTGGTCCCGGCCGAGCTGGCCGCCGAGGTCACCCGGTCCCTGCACATCCCGACGGTCGGCATCGGTGCCGGCGCGGAGTGCGACGCGCAGGTGCTGGTGTGGACCGACATGATGGGTCTGACCGGCGGGAAGATGCCGAAGTTCGTGAAGCAGTACGCGAACCTCCGCGCGACCATGGGCGACGCGGCGAAGGCGTTCGCCGAGGACGTGGTCGGCGGAACGTTCCCGCAGGCCGAGCACAGCTTCCACTGA
- a CDS encoding ATP-binding cassette domain-containing protein has product MMDMTRNDKNPLNGSHAVEVRGLVKHYGETKALDGVDLDVREGTVLGVLGPNGAGKTTLVRCLSTLIVPDSGTAIVAGYDVVRQPRQLRRTIGLTGQYASVDEKLSGWENLYMIGRLLDLSRKEARARADELLERFSLTEAAKKAAMNYSGGMRRRLDLAASMIGRPAVLYLDEPTTGLDPRTRNEVWDEVQRMVAEGATVLLTTQYMEEAEQLANELTVIDRGKVIANGKVDELKARVGGRTLKIRPAAASDLPGMARALAEAGLDGIAGSQAVPDEGVLLVPILSDEQLTAVVGLLAARGYGIADLGTYLPSLDEVFLAITGHRPTSIEESVPTEKTEEVAA; this is encoded by the coding sequence ATGATGGACATGACGCGAAACGACAAGAATCCCCTGAACGGCTCGCACGCCGTCGAGGTGCGGGGACTGGTCAAGCACTACGGCGAGACCAAAGCCCTGGACGGTGTCGACCTGGACGTGCGCGAGGGCACGGTCCTCGGGGTCCTCGGTCCCAACGGCGCCGGCAAGACGACCCTCGTACGCTGCCTCTCCACCCTGATCGTCCCGGACTCCGGCACCGCGATCGTCGCGGGCTACGACGTGGTCCGCCAGCCGCGGCAGCTCCGGCGCACCATAGGCCTGACCGGCCAGTACGCCTCGGTCGACGAGAAGCTCTCCGGCTGGGAGAACCTCTACATGATCGGCCGGCTGCTCGACCTGTCCCGCAAGGAGGCCCGGGCCCGCGCCGACGAGCTGCTGGAGCGGTTCTCGCTCACCGAGGCCGCCAAGAAGGCCGCGATGAACTACTCCGGCGGCATGCGCCGCCGGCTCGACCTGGCCGCCTCGATGATCGGCCGCCCGGCCGTGCTGTACCTGGACGAGCCGACCACCGGCCTCGACCCCCGCACCCGCAACGAGGTGTGGGACGAGGTGCAGCGGATGGTTGCCGAGGGGGCCACCGTCCTGCTCACCACCCAGTACATGGAGGAGGCCGAGCAGCTCGCGAACGAGCTGACGGTCATCGACCGGGGCAAGGTCATCGCCAACGGCAAGGTCGACGAGCTGAAGGCCCGCGTCGGCGGCCGGACCCTGAAGATCCGCCCCGCCGCCGCTTCCGACCTGCCGGGCATGGCCCGTGCGCTGGCGGAGGCAGGGCTCGACGGCATCGCCGGTTCGCAGGCCGTCCCGGACGAGGGCGTGCTGCTGGTCCCGATCCTGAGCGACGAGCAGCTGACCGCCGTGGTCGGCCTGCTGGCCGCCCGCGGATACGGGATCGCCGATCTCGGCACGTACCTGCCCAGCCTGGACGAGGTGTTCCTGGCCATCACCGGCCATCGGCCCACCTCGATCGAGGAGTCCGTTCCCACCGAGAAGACCGAGGAGGTCGCGGCATGA
- a CDS encoding ABC transporter permease, protein MSTVTTTKPVAAPAAAASAPSEDGRIGLRANLRHIGALVRRNALQIKQDPESMFDAVFMPIIFTLLFVFVFGGAMSGKGNQEQYVNYLVPGLMAMMGMNIAMGVGTGVNDDFKKGVMDRFRSMPIARSSVLIAKIVVELGRMMVANAILLAVGFMLGLSVHSVPALLLAIGLSAVFGASLMWIFILLGLTMKTAQAVQGMAMLVLMPLQFGSSIFAKPTTMPGWLQSFTDYNPLSNLADAARGLMNGTPLGHSVWITLAWSVAITAVLMPLAVRKFRQKT, encoded by the coding sequence ATGAGCACCGTCACCACCACCAAGCCCGTGGCCGCCCCGGCGGCCGCGGCGTCCGCCCCGTCCGAGGACGGCCGGATCGGCCTGCGCGCCAACCTGCGCCACATCGGCGCCCTGGTGCGGCGCAACGCCCTCCAGATCAAGCAGGACCCGGAGTCGATGTTCGACGCCGTGTTCATGCCGATCATCTTCACGCTGCTGTTCGTGTTCGTCTTCGGTGGCGCGATGTCCGGCAAGGGCAACCAGGAGCAGTACGTCAACTACCTGGTCCCGGGCCTGATGGCGATGATGGGCATGAACATCGCCATGGGCGTCGGCACCGGCGTCAACGACGACTTCAAGAAGGGCGTGATGGACCGGTTCCGGTCCATGCCGATCGCCCGGTCCTCCGTGCTGATCGCCAAGATCGTGGTCGAACTCGGCCGGATGATGGTCGCCAACGCCATCCTGCTCGCCGTGGGCTTCATGCTCGGCCTGTCCGTCCATTCGGTGCCGGCGCTGCTCCTGGCCATCGGGCTGTCGGCCGTCTTCGGCGCCTCCCTGATGTGGATCTTCATCCTGCTGGGTCTGACGATGAAGACCGCGCAGGCCGTCCAGGGCATGGCGATGCTGGTCCTGATGCCGTTGCAGTTCGGCAGCTCGATCTTCGCCAAGCCGACGACCATGCCGGGCTGGCTGCAGTCCTTCACGGACTACAACCCGCTGTCGAACCTGGCCGACGCGGCACGCGGCCTGATGAACGGCACCCCACTGGGCCACTCGGTGTGGATCACTCTGGCCTGGTCGGTCGCCATCACCGCGGTCCTCATGCCGCTCGCCGTCCGCAAGTTCCGCCAGAAGACCTGA
- a CDS encoding BTAD domain-containing putative transcriptional regulator, whose translation MRYAILGTAQASSDDGTPVAVGGTRLRALLTALALRPGRAVQAHLLVAEVWDGDRPADAPAALQALVGRLRKALGHGAVRSVEGGYLLVAASEDVDLYRFERLVRAGAAAQDPAEAAARYDEALALWRGPALADLPESAAESVRWEAVRMDARRGRLAAALALGQAERALPELTVLCGERPLDEPLQVLRIRALRDTGRAAEALAAYDTVRRHLAARLGTDPGPELRALHTALLAPPPADTPRPPAVAHPAQPVPEPVAAGHGQGNLRVRLTSFVGREDDIKVIGEDLGRARLVTLLGPGGAGKTRLSQEAAEHAARAWPDGVWLVELAPVDDPEDVAEAALTALGARETKLRTATEELRALTDRAGDEPLGRLAEHCARRRMLMILDNCEHVIGAAAELAEELLARCPGVRILATSREPLGVPGEFLRPVEPLPDPVALRLLGERGAAARPGFRTDDDPEAAAEICRRLDGLPLAIELAAARLRLLTPRQIADRLDDRFRLLTSGARTVLPRQQTLRAVVDWSWDLLDAPERAVLRRLSVFAGGCDVAAAEAVCADPHTLDLLGSLVDKSLVVAAPGPDGTGMRYRMLETVAEYAAERLAEAGGDRADAERRHLTYYRELARTTEPLLHGRGQREATTRFATEYENLRTALRRAVAARDTGEVLCLVHSLVWYWQMHDLRAESRHWSNAAAALGPDPFLAPVVPAEPVYERLVDSPPPYSGDQLNEAWRGIRLIQLAARDQHSGSWNAPDVLERAEGVLAAYRPGLPQTCRYPAGLWIFAVMIAGDPALLQQVLDVTVDTARELDFRWELAAALQVRANVLANRADWSGDAARDADESLALFEALGDDWGCAEALSARAESLEKRGEFASAANDYRSAIEHAERLGAPSQVSVLRVRMAGGLIESGALAEAEEILTEAVDTTRSYGNEALPAARMFLAIINGRTGRIAEAHRHLRLLREEFAFGVHGVFDGFLLGTMAWLENREGKYTEALALLRQAMESVRDPLAVMVTPQLPAVYLMTAALSRICLGGPQDAYDAARLLGAYRALLPPLHFAVSTEREDAARAEELTRAALGDAAYEAAYAEGGGLTLEEATALI comes from the coding sequence GTGCGTTACGCGATTCTCGGTACTGCCCAGGCCAGCAGCGACGACGGGACACCCGTCGCCGTCGGCGGAACACGCCTGCGCGCGCTGCTGACCGCGCTCGCGCTGCGCCCCGGACGGGCGGTGCAGGCGCACCTCCTCGTGGCGGAGGTGTGGGACGGTGACCGGCCGGCGGACGCCCCGGCCGCGCTCCAAGCCCTGGTGGGCCGGCTGCGGAAGGCGCTGGGACACGGGGCGGTGCGCTCGGTGGAGGGCGGCTACCTCCTCGTCGCCGCGAGCGAGGACGTCGACCTGTACCGCTTCGAGCGGCTCGTCCGGGCCGGAGCCGCCGCGCAGGACCCCGCCGAGGCGGCCGCCCGCTATGACGAGGCCCTGGCGCTGTGGCGCGGCCCGGCACTGGCGGACCTGCCCGAATCGGCGGCCGAGTCCGTCCGCTGGGAGGCCGTGCGCATGGACGCGCGCCGGGGCCGGCTCGCGGCGGCCCTGGCCCTGGGCCAAGCCGAGCGGGCCCTCCCGGAACTGACCGTCCTGTGCGGGGAGCGCCCGCTGGACGAGCCGCTCCAGGTCCTGCGGATCCGGGCGCTGCGGGACACGGGCCGGGCGGCGGAGGCACTGGCCGCCTACGACACCGTCCGCCGGCACCTCGCCGCCCGCCTGGGCACCGACCCGGGCCCCGAACTGCGGGCCCTCCACACGGCCCTCCTGGCCCCGCCGCCGGCCGACACCCCCCGGCCCCCCGCCGTCGCCCACCCTGCGCAGCCGGTGCCGGAGCCCGTCGCCGCCGGGCATGGCCAGGGGAACCTGCGGGTGCGGCTGACCAGCTTCGTCGGCCGCGAGGACGACATCAAGGTCATCGGCGAGGACCTCGGGCGGGCCCGGCTCGTCACCCTCCTCGGGCCCGGCGGGGCCGGGAAGACCCGGCTGTCCCAGGAGGCCGCCGAGCACGCCGCCCGGGCGTGGCCCGACGGCGTGTGGCTCGTGGAGCTGGCTCCGGTGGACGACCCCGAGGACGTCGCCGAGGCCGCGCTCACCGCGCTCGGTGCGCGCGAGACCAAGCTGCGCACCGCCACCGAGGAGCTGCGGGCGCTGACCGACCGGGCCGGGGACGAGCCCCTCGGCCGGCTCGCGGAACACTGCGCCCGCCGCCGGATGCTGATGATCCTCGACAACTGCGAGCACGTCATCGGCGCCGCCGCGGAACTCGCCGAGGAACTCCTCGCCCGCTGCCCCGGCGTGCGGATCCTGGCCACCAGCCGCGAACCCCTCGGCGTGCCCGGCGAGTTCCTACGACCGGTGGAGCCGCTGCCCGACCCCGTCGCACTGCGCCTGCTCGGCGAGCGCGGGGCCGCCGCCCGGCCCGGGTTCCGCACCGACGACGACCCCGAGGCCGCCGCCGAGATCTGCCGCCGCCTCGACGGGCTGCCGCTCGCCATCGAGCTCGCCGCGGCCCGGCTGCGCCTCCTCACCCCGCGCCAGATCGCCGACCGGCTCGACGACCGCTTCCGGCTCCTGACCAGCGGCGCCCGGACCGTACTGCCCCGCCAGCAGACGCTGCGCGCCGTCGTCGACTGGTCCTGGGACCTGCTCGACGCACCGGAACGGGCCGTGCTGCGCCGGCTGTCCGTCTTCGCCGGCGGCTGCGACGTCGCCGCCGCCGAAGCCGTGTGCGCCGACCCCCACACCCTCGACCTGCTCGGCTCCCTCGTCGACAAGTCCCTCGTCGTGGCCGCCCCGGGCCCCGACGGCACCGGCATGCGCTACCGGATGCTGGAGACCGTCGCCGAGTACGCCGCCGAGCGGCTGGCCGAAGCCGGCGGGGACCGCGCCGACGCCGAGCGCCGCCACCTCACGTACTACCGCGAACTCGCCCGCACCACCGAGCCGCTGCTGCACGGCCGCGGCCAGCGCGAGGCCACCACCAGGTTCGCCACCGAGTACGAGAACCTCCGTACCGCGCTGCGCCGCGCCGTCGCGGCCCGCGACACCGGCGAGGTGCTCTGCCTGGTCCACTCCCTCGTCTGGTACTGGCAGATGCACGACCTGCGCGCCGAGTCCCGGCACTGGTCCAACGCCGCCGCCGCGCTCGGCCCCGACCCCTTCCTCGCGCCCGTCGTCCCCGCGGAGCCGGTGTACGAGCGGCTCGTGGACTCGCCCCCGCCGTACAGCGGGGACCAGCTCAACGAGGCCTGGCGCGGCATCCGGCTGATCCAGCTGGCAGCCCGCGACCAGCACAGCGGGAGCTGGAACGCGCCCGACGTCCTGGAACGGGCAGAGGGGGTCCTCGCCGCCTACCGGCCCGGCCTCCCGCAGACCTGCCGGTACCCGGCAGGTCTGTGGATCTTCGCCGTGATGATCGCCGGGGATCCCGCGCTGCTCCAGCAGGTCCTCGACGTCACCGTCGACACCGCCCGCGAGCTGGACTTCCGCTGGGAGCTGGCCGCCGCCCTCCAGGTACGGGCCAACGTCTTGGCCAACCGGGCCGACTGGTCCGGCGACGCGGCCCGCGACGCCGACGAGAGCCTCGCCCTCTTCGAGGCGCTCGGCGACGACTGGGGCTGCGCGGAGGCCCTTTCCGCCCGCGCCGAATCACTGGAGAAGCGCGGCGAGTTCGCGTCGGCCGCCAACGACTACCGGTCCGCGATCGAACACGCCGAGCGGCTCGGCGCCCCGTCCCAGGTCTCCGTTCTGCGCGTGAGGATGGCCGGGGGCCTGATCGAGAGCGGTGCCCTCGCCGAGGCCGAGGAGATCCTCACCGAGGCCGTGGACACCACGCGGTCCTACGGCAACGAGGCCCTGCCGGCCGCCCGGATGTTCCTCGCGATCATCAACGGCCGCACCGGGCGCATCGCCGAGGCCCACCGCCACCTCCGGCTGCTGCGCGAGGAGTTCGCGTTCGGCGTGCACGGGGTCTTCGACGGGTTCCTGCTCGGCACGATGGCCTGGCTGGAGAACCGGGAGGGCAAGTACACGGAAGCCCTCGCCCTGCTGCGGCAGGCCATGGAGAGCGTCCGGGACCCGCTCGCCGTGATGGTCACCCCACAACTTCCCGCCGTGTACCTGATGACGGCGGCCCTCTCCCGCATCTGCCTCGGCGGCCCGCAGGACGCCTACGACGCCGCGCGGCTGCTCGGCGCGTACCGGGCGCTGCTGCCGCCCCTGCACTTCGCGGTCAGCACGGAACGCGAGGACGCGGCCCGCGCCGAGGAGCTGACGCGCGCCGCGCTCGGCGACGCTGCCTACGAGGCGGCGTACGCCGAAGGCGGCGGCCTCACCCTGGAGGAGGCCACCGCCCTCATCTGA
- a CDS encoding site-2 protease family protein — protein MGHQGSRGERQISSVFLGIVAVMAVTGWAVWTGYSTSTGLAVFLFVTSAWIVSLCLHEYAHARTALHSGDLTVGAKGYLTLNPLKYTHALLSIILPVIFVIMGGLGLPGGAVYIEHDRIQGRWKHSIISAAGPLTNVAFAVVCTAPFWLNALDGVPMAFRFALAFLALLQVSAAILNFLPVPGLDGYGIIEPWLSYRIRREVAPLAPFGLIAVFALLWIPEVNGYFFDVVRNLLSTLGVSDLETFCGRDLYRFWQDTNGFCAAPQP, from the coding sequence ATGGGTCATCAGGGCAGCCGCGGCGAGCGGCAGATCAGTTCCGTATTCCTCGGGATCGTCGCGGTCATGGCGGTCACCGGGTGGGCCGTGTGGACGGGGTATTCGACGAGCACCGGGCTCGCCGTGTTCCTGTTCGTGACCTCGGCCTGGATCGTCTCCCTGTGCCTGCACGAGTACGCGCACGCCCGCACGGCCCTGCACAGCGGGGACCTCACGGTCGGGGCCAAGGGCTACCTCACGCTGAACCCCTTGAAGTACACGCACGCGCTGCTCAGCATCATCCTGCCGGTGATCTTCGTGATCATGGGCGGGCTGGGCCTGCCCGGCGGCGCCGTCTACATCGAGCACGACCGGATCCAGGGCCGCTGGAAGCACAGCATCATCTCGGCGGCGGGCCCGCTGACCAACGTGGCGTTCGCGGTCGTCTGCACGGCGCCGTTCTGGCTGAACGCCCTGGACGGCGTCCCGATGGCGTTCCGCTTCGCGCTCGCCTTCCTCGCGCTGCTCCAGGTCTCGGCGGCGATCCTGAACTTCCTGCCGGTCCCGGGCCTGGACGGCTACGGGATCATCGAACCCTGGCTGTCGTACCGGATCCGCCGCGAGGTGGCGCCACTGGCGCCGTTCGGGCTGATCGCGGTGTTCGCGCTGCTGTGGATCCCGGAGGTCAACGGGTACTTCTTCGACGTGGTGCGCAATCTGCTGTCCACGCTGGGCGTGTCCGACCTGGAGACCTTCTGCGGCCGCGACCTCTACCGCTTCTGGCAGGACACGAACGGCTTCTGCGCCGCACCCCAGCCGTGA
- the npdG gene encoding NADPH-dependent F420 reductase produces MTSSDSNQIPPATAPAKAPAKDPWDLPDVSGLVVGVLGGTGDQGRGLAYRLARAGQKVIIGSRAADRAQGAADELGLGVEGADNAECARRSDIVIIAVPWEGHAKTLEALREDLAGKLVVDCVNPLGFDKQGAYALQVEEGSAAQQAAALLPDSRVTAAFHHLSAVLLQDASVEEIDTDVMVLGESRADTDIVQALAARIPGMRGVFAGRLRNAHQVESLVANLISTNRRYKAHTGLRVTDI; encoded by the coding sequence ATGACCTCCTCAGACAGCAATCAGATTCCGCCCGCCACGGCACCGGCGAAGGCGCCGGCCAAGGACCCGTGGGACCTGCCGGACGTGTCGGGCCTCGTCGTCGGCGTCCTCGGCGGCACCGGCGACCAGGGCCGGGGCCTGGCCTACCGGCTGGCGCGGGCCGGCCAGAAGGTGATCATCGGCTCCCGTGCCGCCGACCGTGCGCAGGGCGCAGCCGACGAGCTGGGCCTCGGCGTAGAGGGCGCGGACAACGCCGAGTGCGCGCGCCGCAGCGACATCGTGATCATCGCCGTGCCGTGGGAGGGCCACGCCAAGACCCTCGAAGCCCTCCGCGAGGACCTCGCGGGCAAGCTCGTGGTGGACTGCGTCAACCCGCTCGGCTTCGACAAGCAGGGCGCGTACGCCCTCCAGGTCGAAGAGGGCAGCGCCGCCCAGCAGGCCGCGGCCCTGCTCCCCGACTCCCGGGTCACGGCGGCCTTCCACCACCTCTCGGCGGTGCTGCTCCAGGACGCCTCGGTCGAGGAGATCGACACCGACGTGATGGTCCTCGGAGAATCCCGCGCCGACACGGACATCGTCCAGGCCCTGGCCGCCCGCATCCCGGGCATGCGCGGAGTCTTCGCGGGCCGCCTGCGCAACGCCCACCAGGTGGAATCCCTGGTCGCCAACCTCATCTCCACCAACCGCCGCTACAAGGCCCACACGGGCCTGCGCGTCACGGACATCTGA
- the map gene encoding type I methionyl aminopeptidase, with protein MSGQSLLVPGELSPVRSVPGNIRRPEYVGKPAPTPYTGPEVQSAATIEAMRIAGRIAAQAMEEAAKLIAPGVTTDELDRVAHEYMCDHGAYPSTLGYRGFPKSLCSSVNEVICHGIPDSTVLRDGDIVNLDVTAFIGGVHGDNNATYLCGAVDEESRLLVERTREALNRAVKAVKPGRQINVIGRVIESYAKRFGYGVVRDFTGHGINSSFHSGLIIPHYDSPHATTVIEPGMTFTIEPMLTLGTHEYDMWADGWTVVTKDRKRTAQFEHTLVVTDTGAEILTLP; from the coding sequence ATGTCTGGCCAGTCGCTGCTCGTACCAGGCGAGCTTTCTCCCGTCCGTTCCGTTCCCGGAAACATCCGCAGGCCCGAGTACGTGGGCAAGCCCGCGCCCACTCCGTACACCGGACCGGAGGTGCAGTCGGCCGCGACCATCGAGGCCATGCGCATCGCCGGTCGGATCGCCGCCCAGGCGATGGAAGAGGCCGCCAAGCTGATCGCCCCGGGGGTGACCACCGACGAGTTGGACCGGGTCGCGCACGAGTACATGTGCGACCACGGCGCCTACCCGTCGACGCTGGGCTACCGGGGCTTCCCCAAGTCCCTGTGCTCCTCGGTCAACGAGGTCATCTGTCACGGCATCCCCGACTCCACCGTCCTGCGCGACGGCGACATCGTGAACCTCGACGTCACCGCGTTCATCGGCGGCGTGCACGGGGACAACAACGCCACGTACCTGTGCGGGGCGGTGGACGAGGAGTCGCGGCTGCTGGTGGAGCGCACCCGCGAGGCCCTGAACCGGGCCGTCAAGGCCGTCAAGCCGGGCCGCCAGATCAACGTGATCGGCCGGGTCATCGAGTCGTACGCGAAGCGCTTCGGCTACGGCGTGGTCCGGGACTTCACCGGGCACGGGATCAACTCGTCCTTCCACTCCGGCCTGATCATCCCGCACTACGACAGCCCGCACGCCACGACGGTCATCGAGCCCGGGATGACCTTCACGATCGAGCCGATGCTGACCCTGGGCACGCACGAGTACGACATGTGGGCGGACGGCTGGACGGTCGTCACGAAGGATCGCAAGCGCACCGCGCAGTTCGAGCACACACTGGTGGTGACGGACACGGGAGCCGAGATCCTCACCCTGCCGTAA
- a CDS encoding biliverdin-producing heme oxygenase, whose protein sequence is MDAFSTVIRVASHEQHTEAETSTFMSDLLGGRLGVDAYARYTEQLWFVYRALEDAAASLKDDPVAGPFIRPELMRVDEIERDLAHLRGPAWHETLIALPATQAYAARVAQCAATWPGGYVAHHYTRYLGDLSGGQIIRDKAERTWGFTRKGDGVRFYVFADISNPAAFKRTYRDLLDAIAADDLEKQRIIDECKRAFDFNGAVFRQLGEAFPLSA, encoded by the coding sequence TTGGACGCCTTCTCCACGGTCATCCGTGTCGCCTCGCACGAGCAGCACACCGAGGCGGAGACCTCGACGTTCATGAGCGACCTGCTCGGCGGCCGGTTGGGGGTGGACGCGTACGCGCGCTACACCGAGCAGCTGTGGTTCGTGTACCGGGCTCTGGAGGACGCGGCCGCGTCCCTGAAGGACGACCCCGTGGCGGGCCCGTTCATACGGCCCGAGCTGATGCGCGTCGACGAGATCGAGCGGGACCTGGCGCACCTGCGCGGACCGGCCTGGCACGAGACGCTGATCGCGCTGCCCGCGACGCAGGCCTACGCGGCCCGCGTGGCGCAGTGCGCGGCCACCTGGCCCGGCGGATACGTCGCCCACCACTACACCCGCTACCTGGGCGACCTCTCGGGCGGCCAGATCATCCGCGACAAGGCGGAGCGGACCTGGGGCTTCACGCGCAAGGGCGATGGGGTGCGGTTCTACGTCTTCGCGGACATTTCCAACCCCGCGGCCTTCAAGCGGACCTACCGGGACCTGCTGGACGCGATCGCCGCGGACGACCTGGAGAAGCAGCGCATCATCGACGAGTGCAAGCGCGCCTTCGACTTCAACGGGGCGGTCTTCCGCCAGCTGGGCGAAGCGTTCCCACTGAGCGCCTGA